The following proteins come from a genomic window of Kitasatospora sp. NBC_01246:
- a CDS encoding ABC transporter ATP-binding protein: MADTDLRKGLTVQDSDVAREPTVVVDDVHIVYRVHGAGSGKGSATSAISRIISRKRSAGVREVHAVRGISFTAYKGEAIGLIGSNGSGKSTMLAAIAGLLPTEKGGIYTNGQPSLLGVNAALMNELTGERNVVLGCLAMGMTPAQVRERYQDIVEFSGINDKGDFISLPMRTYSSGMGARLRFSIAAAKTHDVLLIDEALATGDQAFQQRSKKRIDELRGSAGTVFLVSHDNSSIREVCERTIWIEAGELVMDGPTEEVVSRYERGDRP; encoded by the coding sequence GTGGCTGACACCGACCTGCGAAAGGGCCTGACCGTGCAGGACAGCGACGTCGCACGCGAGCCCACCGTCGTCGTCGACGACGTGCACATCGTCTACCGGGTGCACGGTGCCGGCTCCGGCAAGGGCAGCGCCACCTCCGCGATCAGCCGGATCATCAGCCGCAAGCGCTCCGCGGGCGTGCGCGAGGTGCACGCGGTGCGCGGGATCAGCTTCACCGCGTACAAGGGCGAGGCGATCGGCCTGATCGGCTCCAACGGCTCCGGCAAGTCGACCATGCTGGCCGCCATCGCGGGCCTGCTGCCGACCGAGAAGGGCGGCATCTACACCAACGGCCAGCCCTCGCTGCTGGGCGTCAACGCGGCGCTGATGAACGAGCTCACCGGCGAGCGCAACGTCGTCCTCGGCTGCCTGGCGATGGGGATGACCCCGGCCCAGGTGCGGGAGCGCTACCAGGACATCGTCGAGTTCTCGGGCATCAACGACAAGGGCGACTTCATCTCCCTGCCGATGCGCACCTACTCCTCCGGCATGGGCGCCCGCTTGCGGTTCTCCATCGCCGCGGCGAAGACCCACGACGTGCTGCTGATCGACGAGGCGCTGGCCACCGGCGACCAGGCGTTCCAGCAGCGCAGCAAGAAGCGGATCGACGAGCTGCGCGGCTCGGCCGGTACGGTCTTCCTGGTCAGCCACGACAACAGCTCGATCCGCGAGGTCTGCGAGCGGACCATCTGGATCGAGGCCGGCGAGCTGGTGATGGACGGCCCGACCGAGGAGGTCGTGAGCCGCTACGAGCGCGGCGACCGGCCGTAG